In Nonomuraea muscovyensis, one genomic interval encodes:
- a CDS encoding conjugal transfer protein: MAFAAQFAGVYLNFSPADATSRAGKLAAFLAEGMSPQVGWDGNGKFAAVAIQPYDIRAVDANNAVASVAFQSGSRRLLLSVPIYYSGDDAGRFAVSGRPAILPAPAPAEVPQPVEPETDDVATAELKPQLEGFFEDYARGDTAGLQRYLAAGKSLPSFGGAFQFGGLQELVVPVGGATREVEAVVVWIVPGASPPADTNATTEPSAASGRIEQAYRLTVEKQGDKWYVNDIRGAGRAVG; encoded by the coding sequence ATGGCCTTCGCCGCGCAGTTCGCGGGCGTCTATCTGAATTTCAGCCCGGCCGACGCCACGAGCAGGGCGGGCAAGCTGGCGGCCTTCCTGGCGGAGGGCATGTCGCCGCAGGTCGGCTGGGACGGCAACGGCAAGTTCGCGGCCGTGGCCATCCAGCCCTACGACATCCGCGCCGTCGACGCGAACAACGCCGTCGCCTCCGTGGCCTTCCAGTCCGGCTCGCGCAGGCTGCTGCTGTCCGTCCCGATCTACTACTCCGGCGACGACGCCGGCCGGTTCGCCGTCTCGGGCAGGCCCGCGATCCTGCCCGCCCCCGCGCCCGCCGAGGTGCCCCAGCCGGTCGAGCCCGAGACCGACGACGTCGCGACGGCCGAGCTCAAGCCCCAGTTGGAGGGCTTCTTCGAGGACTACGCCAGGGGCGACACCGCCGGGCTGCAGCGCTACCTCGCCGCAGGCAAGTCCCTGCCGAGCTTCGGCGGCGCGTTCCAGTTCGGCGGGCTCCAGGAGCTCGTGGTGCCTGTGGGGGGTGCCACCCGAGAGGTCGAGGCGGTGGTGGTGTGGATCGTGCCGGGGGCCTCGCCGCCGGCCGACACCAACGCGACCACCGAACCGAGTGCGGCGTCCGGCCGTATCGAGCAGGCCTACCGCCTCACCGTCGAGAAGCAGGGCGACAAGTGGTACGTCAACGACATCCGCGGTGCCGGCCGGGCCGTTGGATAG
- a CDS encoding ATP-binding protein has product MSRASRAHQRLAVRYFDDRILLTDTSAWAYFRLPTVSYEFVTPEEREALATNVTIALAAIRMPDAEVHLRVAHRAYPAAEWAMTLNGTSDEGPGWRDYLEEMYRHVWTKDFWSKEVYLGVRLGPRGRQIGGGVLSQLFGFYQRTEHALGIDDDHVPDGEISRWTEHAERLGRALASSALYARHATSVEVAWLFQHAAAGALGDPPPSASPKRRWGKGEIESLVEGEIHNGRSLLRIVQPQGDSYVAHMSFARFPDLMPFPDGEPWMHFADQLPFPVEISSRMRLIPPVKASKDVARKLAHARDMDIHIREAGAEAPLALAEQIDAARMLEHGITKERLPFVYGWHRLMVSAPTEDICVQRVEAVVEHYRDMGIDVVASTGDQFSLFCEALPGEKVRVNAYAQRQPLRTIAGGMATATVDLGDRLGEGSEGWLGPYIGETVGRARSIVHFDPLVAATRNRPTAIAITGEPGGGKTTLALLMIYQMALRGVTVAVIDPKGDAESLVQLLLKRGRKARTIPLGSAAPGLLDPFSFGDDIAAKKTMATETLRLLLPRMSEERESAMIQAVAAVSNSPDPSLGKVVEHLEQSDDAASKNLGAVLRSMSEMHLARLCFDPSGGEQIDSEGWTTVFTLGGLTLPDVATGRDDYSYEQRLSVALLYLVSQFARRLMNGLDRRAPKAIFLDEAWAITSTPEGAKLVPEVSRMGRSRNTALVLVSQNAGDLLNEQVTNCLSSVFAFRSTERVEVEHVMSLLGVEPSEEHKAVLRSLGNGECVFRDLDGRAGRIAVDLISEDLLRWLDTNPTHDKPGDGMHDLQGGVGRAQEVRS; this is encoded by the coding sequence ATGAGCAGGGCGTCCCGGGCGCACCAGCGCCTGGCGGTCCGCTACTTCGACGACCGCATCCTGCTCACGGACACCAGCGCCTGGGCCTACTTCCGCCTGCCGACGGTCAGCTACGAGTTCGTCACCCCCGAGGAGCGGGAGGCGCTGGCCACCAACGTCACGATCGCGCTGGCCGCCATCCGGATGCCCGACGCCGAGGTGCACCTGAGGGTCGCCCACCGCGCCTACCCGGCGGCCGAGTGGGCCATGACGCTCAACGGCACCTCCGACGAGGGGCCGGGCTGGCGCGACTACCTGGAGGAGATGTACCGGCACGTCTGGACCAAGGACTTCTGGTCCAAGGAGGTCTACCTCGGCGTGCGACTCGGCCCGCGCGGCCGGCAGATCGGCGGCGGCGTGCTGTCGCAGCTCTTCGGCTTCTACCAGCGCACCGAGCACGCGCTCGGCATCGACGACGACCACGTGCCCGACGGCGAGATCAGCCGCTGGACCGAGCACGCCGAACGGCTGGGCCGGGCGCTCGCCTCCAGCGCCCTCTACGCCAGGCACGCCACCTCCGTCGAGGTGGCGTGGCTGTTCCAGCACGCGGCGGCCGGGGCGCTCGGCGACCCGCCGCCGTCGGCCAGTCCCAAGCGGCGCTGGGGCAAGGGCGAGATCGAGTCGCTCGTCGAGGGCGAGATCCACAACGGCAGGTCGTTGCTGCGCATCGTCCAGCCGCAGGGCGACTCCTACGTGGCCCACATGTCGTTCGCCCGGTTCCCCGACCTCATGCCGTTCCCGGACGGCGAGCCGTGGATGCACTTCGCCGACCAGCTCCCGTTCCCCGTGGAGATCTCGTCGCGGATGCGGCTCATCCCGCCGGTCAAGGCGTCCAAGGACGTCGCCCGCAAGCTCGCGCACGCCCGCGACATGGACATCCACATCCGCGAGGCCGGCGCCGAGGCGCCGCTCGCGCTGGCGGAGCAGATCGACGCGGCCCGCATGCTCGAACACGGCATCACCAAGGAGCGCCTGCCCTTCGTGTACGGCTGGCACCGGCTCATGGTGTCGGCCCCGACCGAGGACATCTGCGTGCAGCGGGTCGAGGCGGTCGTCGAGCACTACCGCGACATGGGCATCGACGTGGTCGCCTCGACGGGCGACCAGTTCTCGCTGTTCTGCGAGGCGCTGCCCGGGGAGAAGGTCAGGGTCAACGCCTACGCCCAGCGCCAGCCGCTGCGCACGATCGCGGGCGGCATGGCCACGGCCACCGTCGACCTCGGCGACCGGCTCGGCGAGGGCAGCGAGGGCTGGCTCGGCCCGTACATCGGGGAGACCGTCGGGCGGGCGCGCAGCATCGTGCACTTCGACCCGCTGGTGGCGGCCACCCGCAACCGGCCGACGGCCATCGCGATCACCGGTGAGCCGGGCGGCGGCAAGACGACGCTGGCCCTGCTGATGATCTACCAGATGGCGTTGCGCGGCGTCACCGTCGCCGTGATCGACCCCAAGGGCGACGCCGAGTCGCTGGTGCAGCTGCTGCTCAAGCGGGGGCGCAAGGCCCGGACCATCCCGCTCGGCTCGGCCGCGCCCGGCCTGCTCGACCCGTTCTCGTTCGGCGACGACATCGCGGCCAAGAAGACCATGGCCACCGAGACGCTGCGGCTGCTGCTGCCGCGCATGTCGGAGGAGCGCGAGTCGGCGATGATCCAGGCGGTCGCCGCCGTCTCCAACAGCCCCGACCCGTCGCTGGGCAAGGTCGTCGAGCACCTGGAGCAGTCGGACGACGCGGCCTCCAAGAATCTCGGCGCCGTGCTCCGTTCGATGTCGGAGATGCACCTGGCCAGGCTCTGCTTCGACCCCTCGGGCGGCGAGCAGATCGACAGCGAGGGCTGGACGACCGTCTTCACGCTGGGCGGGCTGACGCTGCCCGACGTGGCGACCGGCCGCGACGACTACTCCTACGAGCAGCGGCTGTCGGTGGCCCTGCTCTACCTCGTCTCGCAGTTCGCCCGGCGGCTGATGAACGGCCTCGACCGGCGCGCGCCCAAGGCGATCTTCCTGGACGAGGCGTGGGCCATCACCTCCACGCCCGAAGGCGCCAAGCTGGTGCCCGAGGTCAGCCGGATGGGCCGCTCCCGCAACACCGCCCTCGTGCTGGTCTCGCAGAACGCGGGCGACCTGCTGAACGAGCAGGTCACCAACTGTCTGTCGTCGGTGTTCGCGTTCCGGTCCACCGAACGGGTGGAGGTGGAGCACGTCATGTCCCTGCTCGGGGTCGAGCCGTCGGAGGAGCACAAGGCGGTGCTGCGCTCGCTCGGCAACGGCGAGTGCGTCTTCCGCGACCTGGACGGCCGGGCGGGGCGGATCGCGGTGGACCTCATCTCCGAGGACCTGCTCCGCTGGCTTGACACCAATCCGACACACGACAAACCCGGCGACGGCATGCATGATCTTCAAGGGGGAGTGGGCAGAGCGCAGGAGGTTCGGTCATGA
- a CDS encoding TcpE family conjugal transfer membrane protein: MDLPTYTNIWRIEKRLYKLYDLRLPMPLPIVWIGVFVGVFVPWSLLLVLVGVPVQMPWHVLFLVPPGIVTWLSTRPVIEGKRLTELLESQLRYLGQPRAWYRLAPSSEPETITFSGRVWHTSPAPVRVKKSRKARAAQEEKQLEKQARKQSRRQADRAAGPRQVRPAVAAAAAAAVQAPLTEPATGRALGAARRRGTAPALGSADLAPQAPPRPAERVSGARDETPSLRWGELPLVSAHGAQPQEGLPLREDAGDPGPAGRRSAGAATEGETHAGDVGPAGATAAAVPGADEVQGVRETPGEARTGAGKPIDTEALRRLRRLAASAEAAPPATHPEIPPPAAPHGPVAEPPAVPGSPVASGSGVVSEPHTASESPVVSESSVVSEPSAARSESSSRGAQRAGGPQPAATSHESPAAAAERAPASTAGQSELPPAVTRHAPEPPPPMTLPAVSAASLPADDVAAPGPSVPTEGASQEGCEVAGDGREADATTVPPDSAEWARMQHRKGQPPRQSPSPVPGTEQVWPPLGPGSKPVRLTPPASERADDETSTPAATTTRPDEPGVQPGVRPGGARQDERGVQGGGERRAADAAATAASAPRAAEGGADGQDTRQQPAEAAQQAEPAQQAEAAQRVEASQEVAAAQPVEAAQRGATSRRVEASPLVESDSSQAAEVRPQPQEARPRPVEVRAQTSERRPQTVAAPAESAERRPQTAEARNQMAEARQTTETRSQTSEPRPQAAEGRLQGAPVRGLPSEGRREAPGREARVRRVESVVGRDSGGWRRIAQVVVGGGGVRTDGSEIDEARARGVFGGSRRIVVLGCTGGAGQSTTALMLGHTLARHRDDKVIAVDASSGRQTLTSRITPETPETLTSLLSGLDRVSGYLSMRGYTSRTPSGLEVIGADADADAERRLADRTLLSDHRLGQVMHLLDRHYKLAVVDPAAALAARVLPYADQLVLVVPASEEASEAVAMTYEWLDGHGCADLRRRAVMVVNGVSRRSMADVEQAEAVARGRCRAIVRVPWEDDLAPGGAEVVEPGQLRAAGRRAYLALAGVVVAGFAAQTVRPSEEEMASDPPGTRIGER; the protein is encoded by the coding sequence GTGGACCTGCCCACGTACACGAACATCTGGCGCATCGAGAAGCGGCTCTACAAGCTGTACGACCTACGGCTGCCGATGCCGCTGCCCATCGTCTGGATCGGCGTGTTCGTCGGCGTGTTCGTGCCGTGGTCGCTCCTGCTGGTGCTGGTCGGGGTGCCGGTGCAGATGCCGTGGCACGTCCTGTTCCTCGTGCCGCCCGGGATCGTCACCTGGCTGTCCACCCGGCCCGTCATCGAGGGCAAGCGGCTCACCGAGCTCCTGGAGTCCCAGCTGCGCTACCTCGGGCAGCCGCGCGCCTGGTACCGCCTCGCGCCGTCCTCCGAGCCCGAGACGATCACCTTCTCCGGCCGGGTCTGGCACACCAGCCCCGCCCCCGTACGCGTGAAGAAGTCCCGCAAGGCCCGCGCCGCGCAGGAGGAGAAGCAGCTCGAGAAGCAGGCCAGGAAGCAGAGCAGGCGGCAGGCCGACCGGGCCGCCGGGCCGCGCCAGGTGCGTCCGGCCGTGGCGGCCGCCGCTGCCGCCGCCGTGCAGGCTCCGCTGACCGAGCCGGCCACCGGCCGCGCCCTCGGCGCCGCTCGGCGCCGCGGCACCGCCCCCGCACTCGGTTCCGCCGATCTCGCCCCCCAGGCCCCGCCACGGCCGGCGGAGCGCGTCTCCGGCGCACGCGACGAGACGCCGTCGCTCCGGTGGGGCGAGCTGCCGCTCGTCAGCGCGCACGGCGCGCAGCCGCAGGAGGGGCTGCCCCTCCGGGAGGACGCGGGCGACCCGGGGCCCGCCGGCCGGCGCTCCGCGGGCGCCGCCACCGAGGGCGAGACCCATGCGGGTGACGTCGGGCCCGCCGGCGCCACGGCGGCCGCCGTGCCGGGCGCCGACGAGGTCCAGGGCGTACGGGAGACGCCGGGAGAGGCGCGGACCGGGGCGGGTAAGCCGATCGACACCGAGGCGCTGCGCCGGCTGCGCAGACTCGCGGCCAGCGCCGAGGCCGCGCCGCCCGCGACGCACCCCGAGATCCCGCCGCCCGCCGCCCCACACGGTCCCGTGGCCGAGCCGCCCGCCGTACCCGGCTCGCCCGTCGCGTCCGGGTCCGGCGTCGTGTCCGAGCCACACACAGCATCCGAGTCGCCGGTCGTGTCCGAGTCGTCCGTCGTGTCCGAGCCGTCTGCCGCTCGGTCCGAGTCGTCGTCGCGTGGAGCTCAGCGGGCCGGCGGGCCTCAGCCGGCCGCGACGTCGCACGAGTCGCCGGCGGCCGCGGCCGAGCGAGCACCCGCGTCGACCGCGGGTCAGAGCGAGCTGCCGCCGGCTGTGACCCGGCACGCGCCCGAGCCGCCGCCGCCCATGACGCTGCCGGCCGTGTCGGCGGCCTCTCTGCCCGCGGACGACGTCGCGGCGCCGGGGCCCTCGGTGCCGACGGAAGGGGCGTCCCAGGAGGGCTGCGAGGTCGCCGGGGACGGGCGCGAGGCCGACGCGACGACTGTGCCGCCCGACTCCGCCGAGTGGGCACGCATGCAGCACCGGAAGGGGCAGCCGCCGAGGCAGAGCCCGTCGCCGGTGCCCGGCACCGAGCAGGTGTGGCCGCCCCTCGGTCCCGGCTCCAAGCCCGTACGGCTCACGCCTCCAGCGAGCGAACGGGCCGACGACGAGACCTCGACGCCCGCCGCGACGACGACCCGGCCCGATGAGCCCGGTGTCCAGCCTGGTGTCCGTCCCGGTGGCGCCCGCCAGGACGAGCGTGGTGTCCAGGGCGGTGGCGAGCGGCGCGCCGCCGACGCCGCGGCCACCGCTGCCTCGGCTCCCCGTGCGGCCGAGGGCGGCGCCGACGGTCAGGACACGCGCCAGCAGCCCGCCGAAGCGGCCCAGCAAGCGGAGCCGGCTCAGCAGGCGGAGGCGGCTCAGCGCGTGGAAGCCTCACAGGAGGTAGCGGCGGCTCAGCCGGTGGAAGCCGCGCAGCGGGGCGCGACATCCCGGCGGGTGGAGGCGTCCCCGCTGGTGGAATCGGACTCGTCGCAGGCGGCGGAGGTTCGCCCGCAGCCGCAGGAGGCGCGTCCGCGGCCCGTCGAGGTGCGTGCGCAGACGTCTGAGCGCCGGCCCCAGACGGTCGCGGCTCCGGCCGAGTCGGCTGAGCGCCGACCCCAGACGGCCGAAGCCCGAAACCAGATGGCCGAGGCCCGGCAGACGACCGAGACCCGGTCCCAGACGAGCGAGCCCCGGCCTCAGGCGGCCGAGGGGCGGCTGCAGGGGGCGCCGGTGCGTGGGCTGCCGTCCGAGGGCCGGCGGGAGGCCCCGGGGCGGGAGGCGCGGGTACGGCGGGTCGAGTCCGTGGTGGGGCGCGACTCCGGCGGGTGGCGGCGGATCGCCCAGGTGGTCGTCGGCGGTGGCGGTGTGCGCACCGACGGGTCCGAGATCGACGAGGCCCGCGCCAGGGGCGTGTTCGGCGGCAGTCGCCGGATCGTCGTGCTCGGCTGTACGGGCGGCGCCGGGCAGAGCACGACCGCGCTGATGCTCGGCCACACGCTGGCCAGGCACCGCGACGACAAGGTGATCGCCGTCGACGCCAGCTCCGGCCGCCAGACGCTGACCAGCAGGATCACCCCCGAGACCCCCGAGACCCTGACCTCGCTGCTGTCGGGCCTCGACCGGGTCAGCGGCTACCTGTCGATGCGCGGCTACACCTCCCGCACCCCGTCGGGGCTGGAGGTGATCGGGGCCGACGCCGACGCCGACGCCGAGCGGCGGCTGGCCGACCGCACTCTGCTGTCCGACCACCGTCTGGGCCAGGTCATGCACCTGCTCGACCGGCACTACAAGCTGGCCGTCGTCGACCCGGCCGCCGCGCTGGCCGCGCGGGTCCTGCCGTACGCCGACCAGCTCGTCCTCGTGGTCCCCGCGAGCGAGGAGGCGTCGGAGGCGGTGGCGATGACGTACGAGTGGCTCGACGGGCACGGCTGCGCCGACCTGCGCAGGCGGGCGGTGATGGTGGTCAACGGCGTGAGCAGGCGTTCGATGGCCGACGTCGAGCAGGCCGAGGCGGTGGCCCGCGGCAGGTGCCGGGCCATCGTGCGGGTCCCCTGGGAGGACGACCTGGCGCCGGGTGGGGCCGAGGTCGTCGAGCCGGGCCAGTTGCGCGCGGCCGGGCGGCGGGCCTACCTCGCCCTCGCCGGCGTCGTGGTGGCGGGTTTCGCGGCGCAGACCGTCCGACCGAGCGAAGAGGAGATGGCGAGTGACCCCCCGGGCACGAGAATCGGTGAGCGATAG
- a CDS encoding type IV secretion system protein: MKIRLPRRLSLVLALMVGVLAVPLVVGGLSPAAAGPCDLSPQLTPEVVGSGVDGMIQPPAREGGAPAPATNYAEFGMSGQFWHTYDLGCSDIVAVMGNGWANMVFLWAKAIDRVTITTYQAAATEGPLQSIKDVVDDIVTNLSEAMYWPFLRPIVILGAIWLAWYGLIRKRATTTAEGVIWMVLAVTVATWFFSRPGDFTGLGKVVTDKTGEVVNSAFSGLPGAGGASCLPGPGQTDPQVRAGGYGQVGTPGVDQNADALWSTLVCKPWLVGLFGTADPNAPVVRDFGRTMLEIQSIPTPQAGQAAADPAAHQAKYAEIAEKLKGDPRFAIFQGKDWTSRLGVAIGALIAALVAGVLIFLVAVSLLVLKVGFLLLLILGPVFLLIGVHPGSGRIIAMRWVEMLVGTLLRQAVLALVLGVLVYGYALIISTAMPWGLQILFMALLTIAVFFYRRPFQHLFASMNGHTLTTRMLGEAASSRVLERSAVTLPPVASARIGRWGVRKAEPFIQAAATGAAAGGAASAAVAQGRARAEEGATAGVQAGTRVPATPAPLNTDQQGNKAATRHTPVPRPGAAPPLNLSGTPTRNRGPATAGGSRLAGGVSRAAGAGGSPGGGSGGSGGASGGGSGGVSGGSGGSGSGGSGGGGWFGGRSGGGWAPRGGTIRSGGSGSSRPGGSSGGTRSGGGIFGGSGSGSGGSGGSRSGGGLFGGGSRSGGSGSGRPRSGGSGSNGSGGSGWGGGGSRSGGGGVFGGSSRGDTPSRSAEPPPLWLPSRRGNGSGGDEPPVPFWLKPSSQDRD, encoded by the coding sequence ATGAAGATCCGGCTACCCAGGCGGCTCTCGCTCGTCCTGGCTCTCATGGTGGGCGTGCTCGCGGTGCCGCTCGTGGTGGGCGGCCTGTCGCCGGCCGCCGCCGGCCCGTGCGACCTTTCGCCGCAGCTCACCCCCGAGGTCGTCGGCAGCGGTGTCGACGGCATGATCCAGCCGCCGGCGCGCGAGGGCGGCGCCCCGGCGCCCGCCACCAACTACGCCGAGTTCGGCATGAGCGGGCAGTTCTGGCACACCTACGACCTGGGCTGCTCCGACATCGTCGCCGTCATGGGCAACGGCTGGGCCAACATGGTCTTCCTGTGGGCCAAGGCGATCGACCGGGTCACGATCACCACCTACCAGGCCGCCGCCACCGAAGGGCCGCTCCAGTCGATCAAGGACGTGGTCGACGACATCGTGACGAATCTGTCCGAGGCGATGTACTGGCCGTTCCTGCGTCCCATCGTCATCCTCGGCGCGATCTGGCTGGCCTGGTACGGCCTGATCCGCAAGCGGGCCACCACCACGGCCGAGGGCGTCATCTGGATGGTGCTCGCCGTCACGGTCGCCACCTGGTTCTTCAGCCGGCCGGGCGACTTCACCGGCCTCGGCAAGGTCGTGACCGACAAGACCGGCGAGGTGGTCAACTCCGCCTTCTCCGGCCTGCCCGGCGCGGGCGGCGCCTCCTGCCTGCCCGGCCCCGGCCAGACCGATCCCCAGGTGAGGGCCGGTGGCTACGGCCAGGTCGGCACGCCCGGCGTCGACCAGAACGCCGACGCCCTGTGGTCCACGCTGGTCTGCAAGCCGTGGCTGGTCGGCCTGTTCGGCACCGCCGACCCGAACGCGCCCGTCGTCCGCGACTTCGGCCGGACCATGCTGGAGATCCAGTCGATCCCCACGCCGCAGGCCGGGCAGGCGGCCGCCGACCCGGCGGCCCACCAGGCCAAGTACGCCGAGATCGCCGAGAAGCTGAAGGGCGACCCGCGCTTCGCCATCTTCCAGGGCAAGGACTGGACCAGCCGGCTCGGCGTGGCCATCGGCGCGCTCATCGCCGCCCTGGTCGCCGGTGTGCTGATCTTCCTGGTGGCGGTGTCGCTGCTGGTGCTCAAGGTGGGCTTCCTGCTGTTGCTGATCCTCGGCCCGGTGTTCCTGCTGATCGGCGTGCATCCGGGCAGCGGGCGGATCATCGCGATGCGCTGGGTGGAGATGCTGGTCGGCACGTTGCTCAGGCAGGCGGTGCTGGCGCTCGTGCTCGGCGTGCTCGTGTACGGCTACGCGCTGATCATCTCGACCGCCATGCCGTGGGGGTTGCAGATCCTGTTCATGGCGTTGCTGACGATCGCGGTGTTCTTCTACCGCAGGCCGTTCCAGCATCTGTTCGCCTCCATGAACGGCCACACGCTGACCACCCGGATGCTCGGCGAGGCGGCCAGCTCCCGGGTCCTGGAGCGGTCGGCGGTGACGCTGCCGCCGGTGGCCTCGGCCCGGATCGGACGCTGGGGCGTGCGCAAGGCGGAGCCGTTCATCCAGGCCGCCGCGACCGGCGCCGCTGCGGGCGGGGCCGCGTCCGCGGCCGTCGCGCAGGGCCGGGCCCGCGCCGAGGAAGGCGCGACCGCCGGCGTGCAGGCCGGCACCCGGGTGCCGGCCACGCCGGCGCCGCTCAACACCGACCAGCAGGGCAACAAGGCGGCCACCCGGCACACGCCGGTACCGCGGCCGGGCGCCGCTCCGCCGCTCAACCTGAGCGGCACGCCGACCCGCAACCGCGGCCCGGCGACGGCGGGGGGCTCGCGGCTCGCGGGCGGCGTCTCCCGCGCGGCCGGCGCGGGCGGTTCCCCCGGCGGCGGCTCGGGCGGCTCGGGCGGTGCGTCCGGTGGCGGTTCGGGTGGCGTCTCCGGTGGCTCGGGCGGCTCGGGGTCGGGCGGCTCGGGGGGCGGGGGCTGGTTCGGCGGCCGGTCGGGCGGCGGATGGGCGCCACGTGGCGGCACGATCCGCTCCGGCGGGTCCGGCTCCTCGCGGCCGGGCGGGTCCTCCGGCGGGACGCGGTCCGGTGGCGGCATCTTCGGCGGCTCCGGCTCCGGCTCCGGCGGGTCGGGGGGTTCGCGGTCCGGCGGCGGGCTGTTCGGCGGGGGTTCCCGGTCGGGCGGTTCCGGGTCCGGCAGGCCGCGGTCGGGCGGGTCCGGCTCGAACGGCTCCGGTGGTTCGGGCTGGGGCGGCGGCGGGTCGCGGTCGGGCGGCGGCGGCGTCTTCGGCGGCTCCTCCCGTGGCGACACGCCGTCCCGCTCCGCCGAGCCGCCGCCCCTGTGGCTGCCCAGCCGGCGTGGCAACGGCTCGGGCGGTGACGAGCCGCCGGTGCCGTTCTGGCTCAAGCCGAGCAGTCAGGACAGAGACTGA
- a CDS encoding (deoxy)nucleoside triphosphate pyrophosphohydrolase codes for MSVVVVAAAIVAQGERVLAAQRAEPPALAGGWEFPGGKVDPGESEHEALVRECREELGVEISVGARIGGDWTLANGYVLRVWLATVASGTPEAKEHLALRWLGPGEYYDVAWLGADLPVMEAVESALRHG; via the coding sequence ATGAGCGTGGTCGTGGTCGCGGCGGCGATCGTCGCCCAGGGCGAGCGGGTGCTCGCCGCGCAGCGGGCCGAGCCGCCGGCGCTGGCGGGTGGCTGGGAGTTCCCCGGCGGCAAGGTGGACCCGGGGGAGAGCGAGCACGAGGCGCTGGTCCGGGAGTGCCGCGAGGAGCTCGGGGTGGAGATCTCCGTGGGCGCCCGGATCGGCGGCGACTGGACGCTCGCCAACGGGTACGTGCTGCGCGTCTGGCTGGCCACCGTGGCGTCGGGCACGCCGGAGGCGAAGGAGCACCTGGCGCTGCGCTGGCTCGGGCCGGGCGAGTACTACGACGTGGCGTGGCTGGGGGCCGACCTGCCGGTCATGGAGGCCGTGGAGAGCGCGCTGCGACACGGCTAG
- a CDS encoding C40 family peptidase, with product MNLSRTRVALLLGAAGALLLALVIVSPVLLTGIPSFVGNGGEQPDCSGGDTQNEEASDTAASDIPDDYLELYKEHGEKIGVQWNILAAVGKRETDHGRSDLPGVKSGTNHAGAAGPMQFLISTWGGKARIEVSSRFNGYASDGDGDGIGDVYNPADAILGAARMLKRNGAPENVRRALFVYNRAWWYVDQVETIAKRYAKSGEVQVPPQADDSCDDPLVEAAPSDVVAKILAYALAQRGKPYLWGGTGPDAFDCSGIIYAAYRAAGLSIPRTTFVQWPFGVKIEQGNEQPGDLVFFNSGPGTSADNPGHVGMVVSKGKMVEARCRLCGPIKVTGYETRGNIVGFTRPLQHPDVQAQLKKLQSATL from the coding sequence GTGAACCTTTCCCGCACGCGCGTGGCCCTGCTGCTCGGTGCGGCCGGGGCGCTGCTGCTGGCGCTGGTCATCGTGTCGCCGGTGCTGTTAACGGGGATCCCGTCGTTCGTCGGCAACGGCGGCGAGCAGCCCGACTGCTCGGGCGGCGACACGCAGAACGAGGAGGCCTCCGACACGGCCGCCTCCGACATCCCGGACGACTACCTGGAGCTGTACAAGGAGCACGGCGAGAAGATCGGTGTGCAGTGGAACATCCTCGCCGCCGTCGGCAAGCGCGAGACCGACCACGGCCGTTCCGACCTGCCGGGCGTCAAGAGCGGCACCAACCACGCGGGCGCGGCCGGGCCGATGCAGTTCCTGATCAGCACGTGGGGCGGCAAGGCGCGGATCGAGGTGTCGTCGCGGTTCAACGGCTACGCCTCCGACGGCGACGGTGACGGCATCGGCGACGTCTACAACCCGGCTGACGCCATCCTCGGCGCCGCCCGGATGCTCAAGCGCAACGGGGCCCCGGAGAACGTCCGGCGGGCGCTGTTCGTCTACAACCGGGCCTGGTGGTACGTCGACCAGGTCGAGACGATCGCCAAGCGTTACGCCAAGTCCGGCGAGGTCCAGGTGCCGCCGCAGGCCGACGACTCGTGCGATGATCCGCTGGTCGAGGCGGCGCCCAGCGACGTGGTCGCCAAGATCCTCGCGTACGCGCTGGCCCAGCGGGGCAAGCCGTACCTGTGGGGCGGCACCGGGCCCGACGCGTTCGACTGCTCGGGCATCATCTACGCGGCCTACCGGGCGGCCGGGCTGTCGATCCCGCGCACCACGTTCGTGCAGTGGCCGTTCGGGGTGAAGATCGAGCAGGGCAACGAGCAACCGGGCGACCTGGTGTTCTTCAACTCCGGCCCGGGTACGTCGGCCGACAATCCCGGCCACGTCGGAATGGTGGTGTCCAAGGGGAAGATGGTCGAGGCGAGATGCCGGCTGTGCGGGCCGATCAAGGTGACGGGGTACGAGACGAGGGGCAACATCGTGGGCTTCACACGGCCGCTGCAGCACCCGGACGTGCAGGCGCAGCTCAAGAAGCTGCAGAGCGCGACGCTATGA